Part of the Nocardioides perillae genome is shown below.
GTCCCTCACATCCGGAAGACGCCGTAGCCGCCGGCGCCCTCCCACGGTCGGTTCTCGATCACGGACAGGCAGATGCCGAGCACGGTGCGGGTGTCGCGCGGGTCGAGCACCCCGTCGTCGTAGAGCATCCCGGAGAGGAAGTGCGGCAGGCTCTGCTCCTCCACCGACGCCTCGACGAAGGCACGCACCTGGGCGTCGGCGTCCTCGTCGAAGGGCTGGCCGCGCGCCTCCGCCGCCGCCCGGGAGACCAGCGACATCACGCCGGCGAGCTGCGCGGGTCCCATCACCGCCGACTTCGCGCTCGGCCAGGTGAAGAGGAAGCGCGGGTCGTAGGCGCGACCGTTCATGCCGTAGTTGCCGGCCCCGTAGGAGGCGCCCATGATCACCGTCAGGTGCGGCACGGTCGAGTTGGAGATCGCGTTGATCATCATCGCGCCGTGCTTGATGATGCCGCCCTGCTCGTAGTCCTTGCCGACCATGTAGCCGGTGGTGTTGTGCAGGAAGAGCAGCGGCGTCGAGGTCTGGTTGGCCAGCTGCACGAACTGCGCGGCCTTCTGCGCCTCCTCGCTGAAGAGCACCCCCTGCGCGTTGGCGAGGATGCCCACCGGGCGCCCGTGGATGCGCGCCCAGCCGGTGACCAGCGAGGTGCCGTAGAGCGGCTTGAACTCGTCAAAGGCCACGGCATTGGTCGCGCTGACCCCGTCGCACACCCGCCGGACCACCTCACGCGGGTCGAAGGGCTCCTTGAGGTCGGCCGGCACGAGGTCGAGCAGCTCGTCGGGGTCGGCGTCCGGCTCGGCGTACGCCGGGGGCGCGGCCGTGCGCTGCCGGCCCAGCCGGGCGACGATGCGGCGCCCGATGCGGATCGCGTCGCGCTCGTCCTCGGCGAGGTAGTCGGCGAGGCCGGAGACCCGGGCGTGCATCTCGGCACCGCCGAGCGACTCGTCGTCGGACTCCTCCCCGGTCGCCATCTTGACCAGGGGCGGACCGCCCAGGAAGACCTTGGCCTGCTCCTTGACCATGACGGTGTAGTCGCTCATGCCGGGCACGTAGGCCCCGCCCGCGGTCGAGTTGCCGAAGACCAGCGCGACGGTCGGGCGGCGGTCGGCGGACGACCGCGTGAGGTCGCGGAAGAGCTTGCCGCCCGGGATGAAGATCTCCTTCTGCGTCGGCAGGTCGGCGCCGCCGGACTCGACGAGGGAGACCGTGGGCAGCCCGTTCTCCTCGGCGACCTGGGCGGCGCGGAAGATCTTCTTGACCGTCCACGGGTTCGAGGCGCCGCCCTTGACCGACGGGTCGTTGGCGGTGATGACGCACTCCACGCCCTCGACGACGCCGATGCCGGTCACGACGCTCGCCCCGACGGTGAAGTCGGAGCCCCACCCGGCGAGCGGGCTGAGCTCGAGGAAGGCCGAGCCCTCGTCGACGAGCAGCTCGATGCGCTCGCGCGGCAGCAGCTTGCCGCGCGCGTGGTGGCGCGCGACGTACTTCTCCCCGCCGCCGGCGACCGCCTTCGCGTGCTCGGCGTCGAGCGCCGCGAGCTTCTCGAGCATCGCCTCGCGATTGGTGGTGGGCGCGCTCATGCGGTGTAGCCGAGCAGCTTGGCGGCGAGGTCGGTGAGGACCTCGGTGGCACCGCCGCCGATGGGCAGCAGCCGGGCGTCGCGGTAGTGCATCTCGACCTCCGTGCCGTGCATGTAGCCGACGCCGCCGTGCAGCTGCACCGCCTGGTCGCACACGGCCGTGGCCGTCTCGACCGCGGTCTGCTTGGCCAGGCACGCCTCGGCGACGACCGTCTCGCCGGCGACGTGGCGACGCGCGACCTCGTGGGTGTAGGCCCGCGCGACCTCGACCTGCCGGTGCATCTCGACGAGCTGGTGTCGCACGACCTGCCGGCTCACCAGCGGCTTGCCGAAGGTCTCGCGGCGCCGGCAGTGCTCCACCGTGAGCGCGAGCGAGCGGGCCGCGATGCCGTAGGCGTGGACCGCGAGCGCGATGCGCTCGACGACGAACTGCTCGGCGATGTACCAGAAGCCGGCGTCCTGCTCGCCGACGAGGTTGCCGACCGGCACCCGCACGTCGACGTAGGAGAGCTCGGCGGTGTCGGAGCAGTGCCAGCCCATCTTCTCGAGCTTCCGGTCGACCGAGAAGCCGGGCGCGTCGGTGTCGACCACGAGCAGGCTGACGCCGCCGGCGCCGGGGCCCCCGGTGCGCACCGCGGTGGTGACGAAGTCGGCGCGGGTGCCGGAGGTGATGAACGTCTTCGACCCGTTGACCACGAAGTGGTCGCCGTCGCGCACCGCGGTCGTGCGCAGCGCGCCGACGTCGGAGCCCCCGCCGGGCTCGGTGACCGCGAGCGACCCGACGAGCTCGCCGGCCAGCGTCGGGCGGACGTAGCGGTCCACGAGCTCGGGCGAGCCCTGTGCGGAGATGTGCGGCAGGGCGATCCCGTGGGTGAAGAGGGCGGAGAGCAGGCCGCTCGAGGCGCCCTCGGCGAGCATCCCCTCCTGCAGCGCGACCGTGTCGAGCAGGTCGCCGCCCTCACCACCCTGCTCCTCGGGGAAGCCGAGGCCGAGCAGGCCCTGCTTCGCCGCGGCGCGGTGCAGCTCGCGCGGCACCTCGCGGGCCGCCTCCCACTCCTGCAGGTGCGGCGCGACCTCGCGCCGCGTGAACTCCGCCCCGAGCGCGGTGAGCGCTCGACGGTCCTCGGGTGTGCTCACAGCAGTCCCTCCTCGATGTGGACCGTCCGCGAGCGCACCCACTCGCCGAGGGCCTTGGCCTGCGGGTCGAAGCGGGTCGACGCGGCCACGCCGTCGCCGAGCAGCCCGCGGACCAGCACGTTGACGCCGCCGAGGTTCGGCAGCACGAAGACCTCGACGTCGAGGTCGGCCGCCTCGGGCACGAGCTCGCGCACCTTCCGCGGCGTGATCAGCTTCTGCAGCCACCGCGACCGCGCGGCGTGCTGCTCGGGCGGTGCGCCGTCGTGCGCCACCCACAGCCCGAGGTTGGCGTCGCCGCCCTTGTCGCCGGAGCGGGCGTGGACGAAGGTGCCGAGCGGCAGCCGGCGGGTGAGGGTGTCCTGCGGGGCGGGGTAGGGCGAGGGGCGGCGGCCCGCCTCGCCCGCGCCGTCGTCCTCCTCGGGCGGGGCCAGCACGGTGGGGTCGGCGACGACCTCGCGGCGGCCGTCGGCGTGCACCACGGTGTGCTCCACGAGGGAGCGCTCGACGTAGGCCGGGCGGTAGACGCCGTACGGCGTGGGCGCGGCAGGCGGGCCGGTCAGGGTGAAGCCGGGGTAGGACGCGAGCGCGAGCTCGACGACGGCCGCCGTGAACGGCTTGCCGACCGGGCCGGGCTCGGGGTCCTTCACGCTGCAGCGCAGCAGCACCGAGGCGGCCTCCTCGGTCTCCGCGTCGAGCGCGGGCTGGGTGACCTGGCTCCAGTGCACCTCGGCGGGCCGGCGGCCGCCGGCGTCGAGCGCCGCGTCGAGCTGCGCGCGCACCCAGGCCGCCTTGGCCTCGACGTCGAGACCGGTGAGCACCAGCTCGGCGGTGTTCCGCCAGCCGCCCAGCTCGTTGACGCACACCTTGAGACGCCCCGGCGGCGCGGAGCCGCGCACGCCGCTGAGGCGGACCCGGTCCTCCCCGGCCTGCTCCAGCTCGACGGTGTCGAGGTGGGTGGTGACGTCGGGACCGAGGTAGCGGGCGGACTGGACCTCGTAGAGCAGCTGCGCGGTGACGGTGTCGACCGTGACGGCGCCGCCGGTGCCGGGGTGCTTGGTGATCGTCGCGGAGCCGTCGGCCGCGAGCTCGGCCAGCGGGAAGCCGAGCGGGCGGCTCCAGGGCTCGGGGTCGGCCGCACGGAGGGCCAGCGCGCCGGAGAAGTTGCCGCCGGTGGCCTGTGTGCCGCACTCGAGCACGTGCCCGACCACGACCGCGCCGGCGAGGGCGTCGTGGTGCGCGGGGTCGAGGGTCCAGCCGAAGTGGGCCACCGCGGGGCCCACGACCAGGCTGGCGTCGGTGACGCGGCCCGTGACGACGACGTCCGCGCCACCGCGCAGCGCGGCCGCGATGCCTGCGCCGCCCAGGTAGGCGTTGACGGTCAGAGCGCCCTCGGCGCCGGCCTCCGCGGCGCGGGACCGCAGGTCGTCGCCCTCGACGTGGGCGACCGCCGCGTCGAGGCCGAGGCCGCGGGCGACCTCGCGGATCCGCTCGGCCAGCCCTGCGGGGTTGAGGCCGCCGGCGTTGGCGACGAGCCGGGTGCCGCGCTCCAGCGCGAGGCCGAGGCACTCCTCGGCCTGCCGCACGAAGGTCCGGGCGTAGCCGGCGCCGGGGTCCTTCAGCGTGTCCTTGCCGAGGATGAGCATCGTCAGCTCGGCCAGGTAGTCGCCGGTGAGCACGTCGAGCGGGCCGCCCTCGAGCATCTCGCGCATCGCCGACAGGCGGTCGCCGTAGAAGCCCGAGCAGTTGCCGATCCGGAGGACGTCCGCAGCGGGCTCCGCGGCGGGCTCCGCGGCGGGCTCCGCGGCGGGCTCGGCGGACGTGCCGCTCACCGCTGCGCCCGTCCGCCGCCGGGAGGGCCGGCGAAGGCCTGGGCGATGCCCAGCCACTGCTCGGCGTCGTCGCCGACGGCCACCAGGTCGGTGTCGGCACGGTGCCGGCGCTGGGTCGCCAGCAGCGCGAAGTCCCACGCCGAGCCGCTGACCCGCTGCGCGGCGTCGTCGGGGCCGTAGGTCAGCACCTCGCCACCGGGGAGGGTCAGCTCGACCCGCGGCTCCTCGGCAGGCGGCTCCATCCCGTGGGTGGCGTAGGCGAACCCGCGGGTGCGCACGCCGAGGTGGACGACGTGGCGCACCCGGTCGTGCGGGTCCGGCTCAGCGCCGAGGCCGGCGGCGGCGAGGCCCTCGGCGACGTCGAGGCCGTGGGCCCAGGTCTCCATGTAGCGGGCCGTGGCCATCGACGCGGCGCTCATGGGCGGGCCGAACCACGGCAGCTTCGTGCCGGCGGGCAGCGTGGTCAGCACCTCGACGAGCGTCTCTCGCCCGTGCCGCCAGCGCTCGAGCAGCTCCGCACCAGGCGCGCGCGCCCCCTCGGCCGCGGCGTCGTCGACGAAGCCGTCGGGCGCCGCGACCGCGGCGGCGACCAGCTGGTCCCACCCGGCGCGGTCGGTCGCGGCCAGCACGGCTGCCTCGTCGGTCCAGGCGAGGTGGGCGACCTGGTGCGCGACGTCCCAGCCCTCCGCGGGCGTCGGCGTGCGCCACTGCTCGTCGCTCAGTGGTGCGAGCAGCGCGTCGACCGCGGCCTGCTCGGCGGCCAGGTCGGCGAGGACCTGCTCGAGGACGGTTCCGCTCACGGCTGCTCCTGCGGGTCGGTGCTGCGCGGGTCGGTGCTGCGCGGCTCGGCGAGCAGGCGCTCCTCGAGGACCAGCGCCCACTGGTCGAGGATCCCGGCGCGGCGCCGGGAGTCGTCGGTGATGGTGTCGGCGAGGCCGAGGCCGCGCACCAGGTCGAGGGTGGCCTGCACGAGCTCGCGCGCGCCCGGCCGCGACTCGTCGACGCCGAGCATCTCCACGCTCACGCGGTGGGCGTCGCGGCCGACCCGCTGCTCGAGCGGCCCGACCGCGGCCAGCAGCGCTTCGTCGGTGCGGGCGGCCACCCACAGCTCGAGCGCGGCGGTGAAGACCGGGCTCGTGAAGTGGTCGGCGAGCACCTGCAGCACCGCCCGGGTGCGGTGCGGACCGGCCGGCAGGGCGTGGGCGGCCGCGGCCAGCTCGGCGCCGCGCACCTCGGTCAGGTGCTCGACCGCCGCGACCACGAGGTCGTTCTTGGTCGGGAAGTGGTGCAGCTGCGCACCCCGGCTCACCCCCGCCCGTTGCGAGACCAGGGTGGTCGTCGTGCCGGCGAAGCCGTGCTCGACCAGGCAGTCGACCGTCGCCTCGAGCAGGCGCGCGCGCATCGCGCGGCTCCGCTCGCCCTGCGGCACCCGGGCGGCGGCACCGGGCGGCGTCGCCGTGGCCGGGGTGGGTGAGGTGGGCACGGCGCCATCCTCACGGCGTACCGAACAAACAGTCAAGCCTGACTTTTTCTGCAGCTGCCCCCGAGCTGCGTCATGCGGTCGGTGCGCAGTCGCGTCGCGGTCGCATGACGCAGCAGCGGGAGGGACGCACCCCCGGGCTCTCCCGCACGGTGGGGGCGGCGGTGGCCCGTCAGAGGCGGAGGTCCACCCAGACCAGGCGGTGGTCGGAGTTCGGGAAGGGGAAGGTGCCCGTCAGCCGGGAGGGCGGGTCGGCGAGCTCGGGCCAGAAGACGCCCGACCCGGTGACGCGCAGCGACCGCGACGGGAGCACGTAGTCCACGCGCAGGTTGCCGGGGCCGCCGTCGGCGAAGTCGGCGGTGTCGTACGCCGGGTCCGCGCGGTGGGCGTCGTTCGCCCCGCCCTGCACCCGGGCGGCCTCCACGGCGCCGCGGGAGGTCGGCTGCGGGTCCTGGACCTTCGGGGAGCGCAGCAGCTGGTCGATCGCGGCGTCGACCGAGTCGCCGTCGAGCGGGTCGGCGTTCTGGTCGCCGGCCACGACGAAGCGGGCGCCGGGCGCCAG
Proteins encoded:
- a CDS encoding TIGR03084 family metal-binding protein — translated: MSGTVLEQVLADLAAEQAAVDALLAPLSDEQWRTPTPAEGWDVAHQVAHLAWTDEAAVLAATDRAGWDQLVAAAVAAPDGFVDDAAAEGARAPGAELLERWRHGRETLVEVLTTLPAGTKLPWFGPPMSAASMATARYMETWAHGLDVAEGLAAAGLGAEPDPHDRVRHVVHLGVRTRGFAYATHGMEPPAEEPRVELTLPGGEVLTYGPDDAAQRVSGSAWDFALLATQRRHRADTDLVAVGDDAEQWLGIAQAFAGPPGGGRAQR
- a CDS encoding acyl-CoA carboxylase subunit beta, whose product is MSAPTTNREAMLEKLAALDAEHAKAVAGGGEKYVARHHARGKLLPRERIELLVDEGSAFLELSPLAGWGSDFTVGASVVTGIGVVEGVECVITANDPSVKGGASNPWTVKKIFRAAQVAEENGLPTVSLVESGGADLPTQKEIFIPGGKLFRDLTRSSADRRPTVALVFGNSTAGGAYVPGMSDYTVMVKEQAKVFLGGPPLVKMATGEESDDESLGGAEMHARVSGLADYLAEDERDAIRIGRRIVARLGRQRTAAPPAYAEPDADPDELLDLVPADLKEPFDPREVVRRVCDGVSATNAVAFDEFKPLYGTSLVTGWARIHGRPVGILANAQGVLFSEEAQKAAQFVQLANQTSTPLLFLHNTTGYMVGKDYEQGGIIKHGAMMINAISNSTVPHLTVIMGASYGAGNYGMNGRAYDPRFLFTWPSAKSAVMGPAQLAGVMSLVSRAAAEARGQPFDEDADAQVRAFVEASVEEQSLPHFLSGMLYDDGVLDPRDTRTVLGICLSVIENRPWEGAGGYGVFRM
- a CDS encoding acyclic terpene utilization AtuA family protein; the protein is MSGTSAEPAAEPAAEPAAEPAADVLRIGNCSGFYGDRLSAMREMLEGGPLDVLTGDYLAELTMLILGKDTLKDPGAGYARTFVRQAEECLGLALERGTRLVANAGGLNPAGLAERIREVARGLGLDAAVAHVEGDDLRSRAAEAGAEGALTVNAYLGGAGIAAALRGGADVVVTGRVTDASLVVGPAVAHFGWTLDPAHHDALAGAVVVGHVLECGTQATGGNFSGALALRAADPEPWSRPLGFPLAELAADGSATITKHPGTGGAVTVDTVTAQLLYEVQSARYLGPDVTTHLDTVELEQAGEDRVRLSGVRGSAPPGRLKVCVNELGGWRNTAELVLTGLDVEAKAAWVRAQLDAALDAGGRRPAEVHWSQVTQPALDAETEEAASVLLRCSVKDPEPGPVGKPFTAAVVELALASYPGFTLTGPPAAPTPYGVYRPAYVERSLVEHTVVHADGRREVVADPTVLAPPEEDDGAGEAGRRPSPYPAPQDTLTRRLPLGTFVHARSGDKGGDANLGLWVAHDGAPPEQHAARSRWLQKLITPRKVRELVPEAADLDVEVFVLPNLGGVNVLVRGLLGDGVAASTRFDPQAKALGEWVRSRTVHIEEGLL
- a CDS encoding TetR/AcrR family transcriptional regulator, coding for MPTSPTPATATPPGAAARVPQGERSRAMRARLLEATVDCLVEHGFAGTTTTLVSQRAGVSRGAQLHHFPTKNDLVVAAVEHLTEVRGAELAAAAHALPAGPHRTRAVLQVLADHFTSPVFTAALELWVAARTDEALLAAVGPLEQRVGRDAHRVSVEMLGVDESRPGARELVQATLDLVRGLGLADTITDDSRRRAGILDQWALVLEERLLAEPRSTDPRSTDPQEQP
- a CDS encoding acyl-CoA dehydrogenase family protein, whose amino-acid sequence is MSTPEDRRALTALGAEFTRREVAPHLQEWEAAREVPRELHRAAAKQGLLGLGFPEEQGGEGGDLLDTVALQEGMLAEGASSGLLSALFTHGIALPHISAQGSPELVDRYVRPTLAGELVGSLAVTEPGGGSDVGALRTTAVRDGDHFVVNGSKTFITSGTRADFVTTAVRTGGPGAGGVSLLVVDTDAPGFSVDRKLEKMGWHCSDTAELSYVDVRVPVGNLVGEQDAGFWYIAEQFVVERIALAVHAYGIAARSLALTVEHCRRRETFGKPLVSRQVVRHQLVEMHRQVEVARAYTHEVARRHVAGETVVAEACLAKQTAVETATAVCDQAVQLHGGVGYMHGTEVEMHYRDARLLPIGGGATEVLTDLAAKLLGYTA